The sequence CGAACTGCTCCGCGCTCTCGTCCTCGAGATCGATGGTCGCGATGCTCCCCTTCGGGCGCAGGTCGGTGAATAGGTAGTTCGCAGGGTCGGTGAAGAGGTGCCTAAGCTTCGTGCCGGGGATGGCGATGATGAACCCCATGGCAAGAAAGAAGTGCCCCCACCAGAGCACCTTGTGCGCCAGGGAGATCCTCCCGAGGTCCCAGCCGGTAAAAAGCGGCGTGAGCAGGAGGCCACCGGGGGAGAAGCGGGCAAGCTCCGGGTTCACGGTCACCTCGGTAGCCGCCATGCGCAGCGCCTCGATGACGAAGCCGGACACGAGGATGGTGAAGAGGAGGGCATGGGCCAGGTAGTCGTCCCGCTTGGTCACGAGCCCCTCGGGCTTCACGAAGAAGCGGCGCACGAAGAGCCCCGCCAGCATGAGGATCGCGACCATCCCAGCGATATCGAGAGTTATGGAGTAGGTCTTGTAGAAGGTACCCTTGAGAAAGGTGAGGTCGAAGAGGGGAACGGTGAAATCCACCTGCAGCATGATGAGTAGGGTGCCGATGAACAGCAGCAAAAAGCCCCAGAAGAAAAAGGCATGCAGCGTTCCCGGCTCAGGCACCCGGAGCACCTTGGCCTGGGTCAGGGCCCCCTGCAGCATGAGTTTTATGCGCAGCGCAAGACGATCGAGGCGCTCCAGCGGCTTTGCCTGCCGGTACATGGGGAGCCGCTTCCAGAATCCGAAACCGCAGGCGCCTACGGCCAGGAACGCGAAGAGGTACATGACCCAGATGAGGCCGTGGTTGACGTTCCAGTAGATCTCGCGCGTCGCTTCCATTGAGTCCCCCCGAGGTGCGGAATTGGGAAACTATAACCGAAGCGGGACGCGAGGGACAGGAAATTATGCAGTGAAGACCAGTCCCCCTCTTTAGGCGGACTGACCAGGGCAAATCCCCCATGTCCCCGGTCTATACACCCTTCGCAAAGGGGGGGACGCTTGGGCGAGCTGTCCTCCGTTCCTTTTGAATTAGGCGTGGTTGCGCAGCATGAGCTCTGCGGGATGGGGGGCGAGGTAGACCTGCTTTGCCAGATACTCCTGCCGGTATTTGGCGACATAGTGCCGCAGCAGGGTGATGGGAACAACGAGCGGTACGAGGCCGTCGTGATAGTCGCCGATGACGCCTAGAAGCTCCTGCTTCTCTTCCCCGGAGAGTTCCTTCTTGAAATAGCCCATCACGTGCATCAGCACGTTGGTCTGCTTCTTTACCGTGGCGTGCAGCTCCAGGGCGGTCATGAAGAGCTCCTCGTAGCGCTCGAGGAGTTCGGGAAGCGCGATCTCCCGACCATGCGCCACCAGCGCCCCCATCTCCCGGTAGTGCTGCGTCGAGTGGGACATAACGAGGAGCTTGTGTCGGGTGTGGAAATCGACGAGGCCGCCAAGATCGGGGTTGCCGGCGAGAAAATCCTTCCAGCGCCTGCAGCTGAAGACGCGCTCGATGAAGTTCTCACGCAGCACCGGATCGTTCAGCCTCCCCTCTTCCTCCATCGGGAGGTGCGGAAACCGCCTTACCATCGCCTGCGCGAAGAGGCCGCTGCCGCTTCTGGCCGGCATGCCGTCACGGTACACCTTGACACGGAAGAGCCCCGAAGAGGGGGACCCCTTTTTGAAGACGAACCCGCACAGTTCCTCCCGGGCAAGGGCCGCGACCTTATCGCGGCAGAAGGCAAGCATCTGGCCGGTTTTGTCTATGCGGGTCTTGTGGGTGATGAGGCGCGGATGCTCGGGGTCTCCCTCCAGGCGCATCGCCTCGCGCGGCACGCTCATGCCCGACTCGACCTCAGGGCAGACAGGAACGAAGGCGAAGAAACGTCCGAGCACGTCGGTCAGGTAGCGGTCGTGCTTGTGACCGCCATCATAGCGTACCTTCTCGCCTAGCAGGCAGGAGCTCACCCCGATCTTTATGGGCGCCGCACTCGTTTGCGTCATGGGGAAGACCTCACGTCAAAGTAACGGCTTTAGGCGGATTCTGGCAGAAAGATTGGTATTGCGCCAGCTCAAAATCTCGCGTTTCAGACCATAGGGGGAGACGGCTGCGCGAAGATCCCCTCTCCGACGTAGAGCCGCACCTGCCTTGGGGGCTGCGGCACTCTTGAGTCGTGCTTCGGAACGGAGGGGACGGAGCGATGGAGCATCTGCTGCTGCTTCAGCGAGTTCTCGCGGTGGGTTGGGTAGGACTGGAACGATGAAAGCACGTCTTGCTCCTTTTGCGACAGGATGAAGAAACAGACCCATAGGAGCAAATACCCGGCCAAAACCGTAACCAGCTGATTTATCGACAAACCACTTACAGGAGGGGTGCGAAAAACACGACAGCCGCAAAAATAGTGTCATCAGCCGGACGTCGTCCCGCCGGACCTTCCCTTTCCCGCCAGGCCGAAACGTTCCTGCACCTCCGCAGGCGCCTCGTCGAAGCCCTGGAACTCCATGGTGTAGCTCCCTCTCCCCTTGGTCGCACTGCGCAGCTCCGTCATGTAACCGAACATCTCCGCCAAGGGGACGCTCGCCCGCACGACTTCGACCTCGCCCCGCCGGTCCAGCCCTTCCACCTTCCCCCTTTTCTGCTGCAGCCCTCCCAGCACCTTTCCAAGGTAATCGGCAGGAGTCTCCAGTTCCAGCTTCATGATCGGCTCGAGAAGCATCGGCTCCCCCTCCCGGGCCGCCAGCACAACTCCCCGCTGCGCCGCCCCTCTTAAAGCAGGCTCGCTAGGGGCGACACCCGGCTCGACGGGAACTTCCACGACCTGCACCTCGAGATCGGTCATGGCATAGCCGGTGAGGCACCCTCCATGGCACGCCTCCATGATCCCCTGCTCGACCGCCGCGAGCAGCTCGGGGGTGATCGGTGCGACCGGGGTGGGCAGGATGATGCGGACCCCGGAACCGCGCGACGTGGGCGTCAGGCGCAGGAGAAGCTCCGCCTGCTCGGGACGACGCTCGGCGATGGTCTGGAAGACCTCACGGCGCACCACCTCGCGCCGCATGGCCTCACGGTACACCACGCGCGGGCGCCCCGTTTTCACCTGAACACCGTACTCGCGGCGCAGCCGGTCGACGATGATCTCCAGGTGCAGTTCCCCCATCCCGGTCAGGATAGTCTGCCCTGTCTCTTTGTCCTCGTGCACCCTGAAGGTCGGGTCTTCCCACTGGAAGTAATCCAGCGTACCGAGAAGGTTCCCGCGGTCCTCAGCCCCTTTCGCTTCCACCGCCACCGACACCACCGGCTCGGGCACGGCTACCCCCTCGAGAAGCAGTGGATGCTCGGGAGCGCAGAGGGTGTCGCCGGTAAGGGTCGTCTGGCATCCGGTCACCGCGACGATGTCCCCCGCCACGGCCTCGGGAACCTCCTCCCTGCGATGGGCGTGCATCCTGAAGAGGTGCCTGATGCGCTCGCCCGCGCCGCGCCCGGGGTTCAGCACGCTCGCGCCCTGCTTCATCCTGCCGCTGTAGATGCGCACATAGGTAAGCCGCCGCCCCTCTTCCGCCATCACCTTGAAGGCCAGGGCGCGCAGCGGCAGGTCCGCGTCGCAACTGAAGCTTTCCGCCTCTCCGCTTCCGGGGTGCCGCCCTATCATCGCCGGGAGGTCAAGCGGTGACGGGAGGTAGAGGCAAACCGCGTCCAGTACCGGCTGCACCCCTTTGTTGCGCAAGGCCGATCCGAGCAGCACGGGGAAGATACGGCAGGATATGGTTCCGCGACGCAGCGCGACCTTCAGGCGTTCACTCTCTACCGCGCGTCCCTCGAGAAAGTCCGACATGACCTGATCGTCGAAGTCCGCGGCGGCCTCGGTGACGGCCATGCGGGCGTTTCGGAGGGTTTCCTCGTGCTGTAAAGGGACAGGCTTACGCTCTACCGTCCGTCCGAGGTCGGTCTCAGAGAAAACGATCATGTCCTCTTCAATCACGTCGATGACGCCGCTAAAGCCCCCCTCGGTGCCGACGGGAAGCTGCAAGAGCATCGGCCTCGCCGCAAGACGTTGCTCCATCTGGCGCAGCACCTGCTCGTGATCCGCACCGAGCCGGTCCATCTTGTTGATAAGGCAGACCCTCGGCACCCGGTAGCGATCCGCCTGGCGCCATACCAGTTCACTTTGCGGCTGCACCCCTTCCACGGCACTGAAGATCGCCACTGCGCCGTCCAGGACACGGACGCTCCGCTCCACCTCGATGGTGAAGTCGATGTGCCCGGGCGTATCGATCAGGTTGATGCGGTGCTCGCCCCAGCGGCAAGAGGTTGCGCTGGCGGTGATGGTGATGCCGCGCTCCTGTTCCTGAGGCATCCAGTCCATGACCGCCTGGCCGTCGTGCACCTCCCCCATCTTGTGCGTCTCGCCGCTGTAGAAGAGGATGCGCTCGGTGACGGTGGTCTTGCCCGCGTCGATATGGGAGATGATGCCGATATTGCGTATGTGGGAAACGTCGCTCGCGGTAATGGTGCTTCTCCTTTTGCTGGTTTTTCTCGTCACCTTCGAAAAGTTCAATGATATCGGACCAGACACAGAAGTCAAAACGTCGTCTCTGCCACTCCTCGCTCCGGGCTCATTGCACGTTCCTCGCACTAGCGTTGACATTTCGGCATTTTATATTAAATTTTTCCAACCAAACAAAAGAGCATCTCTTACATCACACCCAAGGAGGAAGTCAAAGCATGAAAAAGATGAGCATGATGCTAGCAGTGAGCCTGTCGGCTGCCGTCGCACTGAGCGCCCCGGTCAAGATCCATGCTGCCCAACAAAGCACAAGCAAAGCGGACAACACCCAAA is a genomic window of Geomonas ferrireducens containing:
- a CDS encoding YbgA family protein, with the protein product MTQTSAAPIKIGVSSCLLGEKVRYDGGHKHDRYLTDVLGRFFAFVPVCPEVESGMSVPREAMRLEGDPEHPRLITHKTRIDKTGQMLAFCRDKVAALAREELCGFVFKKGSPSSGLFRVKVYRDGMPARSGSGLFAQAMVRRFPHLPMEEEGRLNDPVLRENFIERVFSCRRWKDFLAGNPDLGGLVDFHTRHKLLVMSHSTQHYREMGALVAHGREIALPELLERYEELFMTALELHATVKKQTNVLMHVMGYFKKELSGEEKQELLGVIGDYHDGLVPLVVPITLLRHYVAKYRQEYLAKQVYLAPHPAELMLRNHA
- the fusA gene encoding elongation factor G, producing MTASDVSHIRNIGIISHIDAGKTTVTERILFYSGETHKMGEVHDGQAVMDWMPQEQERGITITASATSCRWGEHRINLIDTPGHIDFTIEVERSVRVLDGAVAIFSAVEGVQPQSELVWRQADRYRVPRVCLINKMDRLGADHEQVLRQMEQRLAARPMLLQLPVGTEGGFSGVIDVIEEDMIVFSETDLGRTVERKPVPLQHEETLRNARMAVTEAAADFDDQVMSDFLEGRAVESERLKVALRRGTISCRIFPVLLGSALRNKGVQPVLDAVCLYLPSPLDLPAMIGRHPGSGEAESFSCDADLPLRALAFKVMAEEGRRLTYVRIYSGRMKQGASVLNPGRGAGERIRHLFRMHAHRREEVPEAVAGDIVAVTGCQTTLTGDTLCAPEHPLLLEGVAVPEPVVSVAVEAKGAEDRGNLLGTLDYFQWEDPTFRVHEDKETGQTILTGMGELHLEIIVDRLRREYGVQVKTGRPRVVYREAMRREVVRREVFQTIAERRPEQAELLLRLTPTSRGSGVRIILPTPVAPITPELLAAVEQGIMEACHGGCLTGYAMTDLEVQVVEVPVEPGVAPSEPALRGAAQRGVVLAAREGEPMLLEPIMKLELETPADYLGKVLGGLQQKRGKVEGLDRRGEVEVVRASVPLAEMFGYMTELRSATKGRGSYTMEFQGFDEAPAEVQERFGLAGKGRSGGTTSG